CTCCACCTTTTATCAACACACCATTTTCTGCACCTTTTCCTGTTCCAACCATTATTGCTGTTGGTGTTGCAAGACCTAGTGCACATGGACACGCTATTACAAGAACTGCAATAAATATTGTTAATGCGAATATTTTACTTTCTCCTGCTATAAGCCATGCTACTGCAGCTATTATTGCTAGTATTATTACTGTTGGAACAAAATAGGCTGATATAACATCTGCAAGTTTTGCTATTGGTGCTTTTGATCCTTGAGCCTCTTCAACTAATTTTACTATTTGAGAAAGTGCTGTATCTTTTCCTACTTTTGTTGCCTTGTATTTTACAAATCCTGTTTTATTAATACTTGCCCCAATTACACTACTACCTACAACTTTTTCAACAGGAATGCTTTCTCCTGTAAGCATTGATTCATCTATAGATGTGCTACCCTCAATTATTTCACCATCCACAGGAAGCTTTTCCCCTGGTTTTACTATTACTATATCTCCAGCTACTACTTCCTCTATAGGAATTATAACTTCATTATTGTTTCTTATTACTGTTGCAGTTTTTGGTGCTAACCCCATTAATGCCTTAATTGCCTGTGAAGTCCTTCCTTTTGAAACTGCTTCTAGATATTTTCCTAAAGTTATTAAGGTCAAAATAACTGCTGCTGACTCAAAATATAAATGCATAACATAATCTGTTTCACCAGATAATATTTTATAAATTGCAAATATTCCATATAAAAACGCTGCTAAAGTACTTATTGCAATTAATGAATCCATATTAGGACTTAATTGAACCAAATTCTTTATTCCAACTTTATAGAATTTATAACCAGCTATCATTACTGGTAATGTTAATATCACTTGAATAATAGCAAAATTAAAGGGATGCATCATAGGATGAAGTACTTCTGGAAGAGGCATTCCCAACATTTCACCCATAGTTATTACTAAAAGAGGTAATGTAAAAATTAATGATGCAATAAATCTTCTAAGCAGCAACTGACTTGGTTCTAGTTTTTTCTTTTCTTGCATTTCTTCATCTTCTTTAACCAATTTATACCCTGCTTTGTCTACTGCTGCTTTAATATTAGCATACCCTATTTCATCTTCATCGATAGTTATAGTTAGTTTTTCTGTAGCAAGATTAACTACTGAGTTTTCAACTCCATTAAGTTTTTTAGTAACTCTTTCTACTCTATTTGAACAAGCTGCGCATGTCATTCCTTCAACCTTGAAATTATAGGTTTTAATGTTTTTCTTAACTCCATATCCCGCTTTTACTATTGCAGCTTCAATGTTACTTTGATTTGAAATGCCTTCATCATATTCCACATTTAATGTTTCTGTTGCAAAATTTACATTTGCATTACTTATTCCTTCTAATTTATTTACAACTCTCTCAACTCTATTTGCACATGCTGAACATGTCATTCCTTCTATCTTTAGTAACTTTTTTTTCATTCTTTCACCCTCCTCCTTTATTACACACTCATTTATAAATTAACCACCTATTCTAATTTTCAATGATCATTGATCAATTTTCAATTGTAGGTGCTCAATCATTATTCTTGTTATATATTTTTTGTTTATTTTAATTTTTAATTATCAATTTTCTATGCTCAATTATTGGAATTCTATTAATAATTATCAATATTACAGAAACCCTTAATTGCTTTCGTCTTTATTTTGAAAGTAATTTTTCTAGAACTTTGCTAAGTTCTTCTATTTTTTCATCTGGATTATTATTCATACAAGCTTCTTTTACACAATGACGCAAATGCCCCTGAAGTATAGTTAAATCAGCTTTTTTTATTAATGATTGAACTGCCATTAGTTGATTGGCTATATCTATACAATATCTATCATCTTCAATCATCTTAATTATTCCTTCGATTTGACCTTTTGCAGTTTTTAATGATTGTAATGCTTTTTTTCTTTCTTCACTCATCTTACTTCCTCCTCCCCCCTAGGGGGTGTTTATAATATTATTATACTTCACTAAATACCTTTGTCAATAAAATAAAAAAAATACATACAAAAAAGTTTAAATTAAGTGTTAAAGTCAAAATTACTATTAACAACATTTATTTAATACAGCTTTATATATATTTTTTTAATAAATAACTTTAAATTTTTATTTAAATTACTAATTATATTTATTTCTAGTCTTTGTGCTTTCTAAATAATCTACAAAAACTCGAACTATATCTGGATCAAATTGAGTTCCTGCACACCTTTTTAATTCATTAATAGCTTCATTTCTACTCAAAGGTTTTCTATAAAGATCATTACTCGTCATTGAATCATATGAATCTGCAATACTGACTATTCTAGATATTAATGGAATAGACTCTCCCTTTAACTTTAACGGATATCCGTTTCCATCCCATCTTTCGTGATGAGATAGTACTCCTTGTGCAACATTACCTAATTGATTAGTTGCTTTTATAATTCTATATCCCTTTTCAGTATGAGTCTTAACTATTTCAAACTCATCAGCAGTCAAAATGCCTGTTTTGAGTAATATTTGCTCACTAATTCCTATTTTCCCTATATCATGAAGCTTAGCAACTATTTTTAATTCATCTATAATTGACATCGGTAATGACAATTTTTTTCCCATGATTAAAGAATAATTCAAGACTCTCTCTGTATGTTCTTCTGTTTCCAAATTTTTAGTTTGTAAACTTACTTGTAAAGAATTCATAACAGCACTATTAAGGCTATTTTTATTCAATAATTTCTGTCTATATACCTTATCATCTGCTTCTTTCAATGCCTCATATATACTTTTATTTAAACTATTTGTTATTGCTGAACCTAAAGATATACTTATATCAATTAAATTGTGTTCATAGGCCTTACACTTGTTAAATATTTTTCTAATAATCTCCTCACATTCATAATCAGTTGAATTTGGAATTAAAATCACAAATTCATCGCCTCCTGTTCTGAAAATAAATTGTTCATCTGTACATACAGCTCTGAGAACATTAGCTATTTTCTTTATTAATTCATCTCCCTTATAATGGCCAAATGTATCATTCACTAACTTTAATCCATTTGCATCTCCCATAATAACTCCAATAGGCAGATATTTTTCACAAGATAATTCTTTCACTTTCTCTTCAAAAAATGTTCTATTATACAGGCCTGTTAAAACATCTGTAAAACTTAAATGTTTTAACTTTTCCTCTGTTTCTTTTTTCTCTGTAATATCCAAAATTAGTCCAACTACGCCAACTGCTTCTCCATATTTATCGATTACAGGCACCTTTCTTGCTTCTGTATAAATATTTTTTTCTTCACCAGAATCAAGAACTGTTTGATAATTTATGCTTTCCTTTTTCTGTAACACTTCATTATCTTCTATTGTATATTTTTCAGCTAATTCTTTATCTCCATGTACTTCACTATTAGTTTTTCCAGCTAACTTTTTCATTTTATCTTTACCATAAAATTTATCAAATTCTCTATTTGTATAAATATATTTTCCTGCTTTATCTTTATAAAAAACCATTCCTGGTAAAGTATCCATAACAACTTTCAATATATTTTCCTGCTGTTCAATAATCTTATCCTTTTGATTCTCCGCAGTTAGATTACAATAAACTCCAGCTATAGCCATCACTTTATCTTCTTCAGCAATTAGTGGAAATAAGTTATACATCATCTTGGTTTTATTAATGCGACATTCTCCATTTTGAGGCTTTAAATCCTTAATTACAAGATTGTACTTATCAGCATTATCCTTCTCATCTGTTTCACCGAAGATTTCTTCATGACTTAGTCCAATAAATTCAATATTCTCTTTTTCAAACAGCTTTGCATATTCATTATTAACATATACATATTTTAAATCTAGATCCTTTATCCATATCGCATACGGCATATTATCAACTAATAACTTGAATAGCTTATAGTCCATATTATAGTAATCCTCTCTTAATTGATATTCTATAATCTATGTTTTCTCCATAAAAATCACTTACATTTTACCATAAATATACTATACAATAAAGTTAACAGCTAGCAATTAATGCCTTTTATGGCTAATTAATTGCTAACTGTTACTACTTTAATATATTATTTATGTACCTCTTGCTTATAGTTCTTGTCCACTATTTCCTTTAAAACACCTTCTGCTAACTTAGCAAAATATTTTGAGCAATTTAAAATAGCTGCTTCATCCACTTGATATTCTGGATGATGATGAGCATATGA
The window above is part of the Clostridium saccharoperbutylacetonicum N1-4(HMT) genome. Proteins encoded here:
- a CDS encoding heavy metal translocating P-type ATPase — translated: MKKKLLKIEGMTCSACANRVERVVNKLEGISNANVNFATETLNVEYDEGISNQSNIEAAIVKAGYGVKKNIKTYNFKVEGMTCAACSNRVERVTKKLNGVENSVVNLATEKLTITIDEDEIGYANIKAAVDKAGYKLVKEDEEMQEKKKLEPSQLLLRRFIASLIFTLPLLVITMGEMLGMPLPEVLHPMMHPFNFAIIQVILTLPVMIAGYKFYKVGIKNLVQLSPNMDSLIAISTLAAFLYGIFAIYKILSGETDYVMHLYFESAAVILTLITLGKYLEAVSKGRTSQAIKALMGLAPKTATVIRNNNEVIIPIEEVVAGDIVIVKPGEKLPVDGEIIEGSTSIDESMLTGESIPVEKVVGSSVIGASINKTGFVKYKATKVGKDTALSQIVKLVEEAQGSKAPIAKLADVISAYFVPTVIILAIIAAVAWLIAGESKIFALTIFIAVLVIACPCALGLATPTAIMVGTGKGAENGVLIKGGEALETTHLIKTIVFDKTGTITEGKPVVTDIITNGISEEEVLILAASSEKGSEHPLGEAIVKEAENRNLALKEIQEFNAIPGHGIEVKIDNKSILLGNKKLMIEQNINIEALAKDSDRLADEGKTPMYVTINGSLKGIVAVADTVKANSKAAIEALHNMGIKVAMITGDNKKTADAIAKQVGIDIVLAEVLPEDKANEVKKLQIGENKVAMVGDGINDAPALAQADVGIAIGSGTDVAIESADIVLMKSDLMDVITAIKLSKATIRNIKQNLFWAFGYNVLGIPVAMGILHIFGGPLLNPMIAAAAMSLSSVSVLTNALRLRRFTVYR
- a CDS encoding metal-sensing transcriptional repressor, which translates into the protein MSEERKKALQSLKTAKGQIEGIIKMIEDDRYCIDIANQLMAVQSLIKKADLTILQGHLRHCVKEACMNNNPDEKIEELSKVLEKLLSK
- a CDS encoding sensor domain-containing diguanylate cyclase/phosphohydrolase; the encoded protein is MDYKLFKLLVDNMPYAIWIKDLDLKYVYVNNEYAKLFEKENIEFIGLSHEEIFGETDEKDNADKYNLVIKDLKPQNGECRINKTKMMYNLFPLIAEEDKVMAIAGVYCNLTAENQKDKIIEQQENILKVVMDTLPGMVFYKDKAGKYIYTNREFDKFYGKDKMKKLAGKTNSEVHGDKELAEKYTIEDNEVLQKKESINYQTVLDSGEEKNIYTEARKVPVIDKYGEAVGVVGLILDITEKKETEEKLKHLSFTDVLTGLYNRTFFEEKVKELSCEKYLPIGVIMGDANGLKLVNDTFGHYKGDELIKKIANVLRAVCTDEQFIFRTGGDEFVILIPNSTDYECEEIIRKIFNKCKAYEHNLIDISISLGSAITNSLNKSIYEALKEADDKVYRQKLLNKNSLNSAVMNSLQVSLQTKNLETEEHTERVLNYSLIMGKKLSLPMSIIDELKIVAKLHDIGKIGISEQILLKTGILTADEFEIVKTHTEKGYRIIKATNQLGNVAQGVLSHHERWDGNGYPLKLKGESIPLISRIVSIADSYDSMTSNDLYRKPLSRNEAINELKRCAGTQFDPDIVRVFVDYLESTKTRNKYN